The Sediminispirochaeta smaragdinae DSM 11293 genome has a segment encoding these proteins:
- a CDS encoding GntR family transcriptional regulator, whose translation MEGMEPSSRIIHYEVIEADPRLMEIFRIADSGFMVNYIYRIREADGVPLILEKTYIPYKICSVLNSYRLEHESLYNILNKECGIMPHHGVESYEVVQVSKQESELLDCHAGTLAFAVERIGYLENNEVYEFTQSIVRGDRCKFEVPLSNDAVKPYRRLK comes from the coding sequence ATGGAGGGTATGGAACCCTCCTCCCGGATTATTCATTATGAGGTTATCGAAGCCGATCCTCGTCTGATGGAAATTTTTCGTATTGCCGATTCAGGCTTTATGGTGAACTATATCTATCGGATACGAGAAGCTGATGGCGTTCCTCTTATCTTGGAAAAGACCTATATCCCTTACAAGATTTGCTCGGTCTTAAACAGCTATCGTCTGGAACACGAATCACTCTACAATATTCTGAATAAAGAGTGTGGGATAATGCCGCATCATGGTGTGGAATCGTACGAAGTAGTTCAAGTGAGTAAACAGGAGAGCGAACTTCTTGATTGCCACGCGGGAACCCTTGCCTTCGCCGTGGAGCGGATTGGCTATCTGGAGAATAATGAGGTATATGAGTTTACTCAATCGATTGTTCGGGGTGATCGTTGCAAATTTGAAGTTCCTCTCTCCAATGATGCCGTGAAACCATACCGACGCTTAAAATAA
- a CDS encoding AGE family epimerase/isomerase yields MMDGCIDTHRLEQLRYIYSKTLLNDVVPFWMKFSIDRENGGYFHYLDRDGSLLCSDKAVWLQNRSLWFFSKLYNEIEKNDEWLAAAKNGYEFIKNHCIDSDGRMFFLVDKQGRKLRKRRYWFTETFGILGLSEYAKAANDREAYELALQTYRLIVHLYHHPEELPSKFYSENRNIQSLTATMLLMSTTQVIRAMDVDKSISSDFSQVIDTCIGDIQRYFFKPNERALLETVAQDGSVINTPDGRTINPGHSIETAWFLMQEGLYRGNRDTIALGLQILDASLERGWDETYGGLFSFVDLEGKPSEHVEWDMKYWWPHTESLYALLLAYVITKDDKYLASYDEVHAWTFSHFPDYEYGEWYGYLHRDGSIALPVKGSAWKGTLHLPRLLIQGIALIDDCINQ; encoded by the coding sequence ATGATGGACGGATGTATTGATACCCATAGATTAGAACAGCTACGCTATATATATAGCAAAACATTGCTCAATGATGTGGTCCCATTTTGGATGAAATTTTCCATTGATAGAGAAAACGGGGGGTATTTTCATTATCTTGACCGCGATGGAAGCTTGCTGTGTTCCGATAAAGCTGTCTGGCTGCAGAATCGTTCATTGTGGTTCTTTTCAAAATTATATAATGAGATAGAAAAGAATGATGAATGGCTTGCTGCTGCAAAGAATGGCTATGAGTTTATTAAAAATCACTGTATAGATTCCGACGGACGGATGTTCTTTCTTGTGGATAAACAAGGGAGAAAATTACGAAAACGAAGGTACTGGTTTACCGAAACCTTTGGTATATTGGGACTAAGTGAATATGCAAAGGCTGCAAATGATCGCGAAGCCTATGAACTGGCTTTACAAACCTACAGGCTTATTGTCCATTTGTATCATCACCCCGAGGAACTGCCTTCCAAATTTTATAGTGAAAACCGGAATATACAGAGTTTGACGGCCACCATGCTGCTTATGTCGACTACACAGGTCATCAGAGCGATGGATGTGGATAAAAGTATTTCATCAGATTTTTCTCAGGTAATCGATACCTGCATCGGAGATATTCAGCGCTACTTTTTTAAGCCCAATGAGAGGGCGCTCCTTGAGACTGTCGCACAAGATGGTTCTGTCATTAATACTCCGGACGGGAGGACCATAAACCCCGGGCATTCAATTGAGACGGCTTGGTTTCTTATGCAGGAGGGGCTGTATCGCGGTAACAGAGATACCATTGCTCTGGGCTTACAAATCCTTGATGCATCTTTGGAACGGGGATGGGACGAAACATACGGAGGCTTGTTTTCTTTTGTTGATCTTGAAGGAAAACCCTCCGAACATGTTGAATGGGATATGAAATATTGGTGGCCGCATACTGAAAGTCTCTATGCGCTGCTCTTGGCGTATGTTATCACGAAAGATGACAAATACCTGGCGTCATATGACGAGGTTCATGCATGGACATTTTCTCACTTTCCCGATTATGAATATGGTGAATGGTATGGATATCTTCACAGAGACGGCAGCATTGCGTTGCCGGTAAAGGGTTCTGCGTGGAAAGGCACACTCCATCTTCCCCGATTGCTGATACAAGGAATTGCTCTGATCGATGATTGTATTAATCAGTAA
- a CDS encoding sugar ABC transporter permease — protein MKSLQTNSLENRYTLIKGIRSYAMVGALIVIWVLFAILTGGTFLSVRNLSNLFRLTGIKGILVIGMVGCLVSGEFDLSIGSVVGVTGAITALLQTQYDMNCVCAIAISLLAGLLIGVWQGYWIAYQNVPAFIVTLGGMMIFRGATVLVTKGCSIPVSNPDFALLGQEYLPGWLSILLGIICIGGFIFFEQGMRRRRSSYGFDIASKRVLFGKYFLVLVLVGCFVFGFNSYQGIPVPVLILLILYFIFAFLYNKTQYGRYIYAVGGNSKAAKLSGIDIRKVYMKVFVMMGFLSAVASNVLTSRLASATPNAGNSFEMDSIAACVIGGISLTGGRGMLFGALVGALVMTSLGNGMSLLNLTAAWQDVIKGLILLMAVWFDVSSNKQNR, from the coding sequence ATGAAGTCTTTGCAAACCAATTCTTTGGAAAATCGATACACGCTAATCAAAGGTATACGATCCTATGCAATGGTGGGGGCCTTGATCGTCATCTGGGTACTCTTTGCCATATTAACCGGTGGTACGTTTCTTTCAGTGCGAAATCTTTCCAACCTTTTTCGGCTTACCGGTATAAAAGGTATTCTGGTAATCGGCATGGTCGGCTGCCTTGTGTCAGGAGAGTTTGATCTTTCAATAGGATCTGTTGTCGGGGTAACCGGTGCCATTACCGCCTTGCTACAAACGCAGTATGATATGAATTGTGTATGTGCCATCGCTATTTCACTTTTGGCCGGATTACTCATAGGTGTGTGGCAGGGCTATTGGATAGCATATCAAAATGTTCCAGCTTTTATTGTGACCCTGGGGGGAATGATGATTTTTCGCGGGGCCACTGTTTTAGTAACGAAAGGATGTTCGATTCCCGTTTCCAATCCTGATTTTGCGCTGCTCGGGCAGGAATACCTTCCCGGATGGCTAAGCATCCTTCTCGGTATTATATGTATTGGCGGTTTTATATTCTTTGAACAGGGCATGCGGCGTAGGCGATCCTCATATGGCTTTGATATTGCATCAAAAAGAGTACTCTTCGGAAAGTATTTCTTGGTACTAGTGTTGGTAGGATGTTTTGTTTTCGGATTTAATTCATATCAAGGTATTCCCGTTCCGGTGCTCATTTTGCTTATTCTCTATTTCATCTTTGCCTTTTTGTACAACAAGACACAATACGGCAGGTATATATACGCTGTAGGCGGTAATAGCAAGGCCGCGAAATTATCGGGCATTGATATTCGAAAGGTATATATGAAGGTCTTTGTTATGATGGGTTTCCTTTCGGCTGTGGCCAGCAATGTATTAACTTCAAGACTGGCATCTGCCACACCGAATGCAGGAAATTCGTTTGAGATGGATAGTATTGCGGCATGCGTCATAGGAGGAATCAGCCTGACCGGAGGACGGGGTATGCTCTTCGGAGCATTGGTCGGAGCTCTCGTTATGACAAGTCTTGGCAATGGAATGAGCCTGTTAAACCTGACTGCCGCCTGGCAGGATGTGATAAAGGGGCTGATATTGCTTATGGCGGTTTGGTTTGATGTGTCCAGTAACAAACAGAATCGATAA